In Triticum urartu cultivar G1812 unplaced genomic scaffold, Tu2.1 TuUngrouped_contig_6507, whole genome shotgun sequence, a single window of DNA contains:
- the LOC125530709 gene encoding FBD-associated F-box protein At4g13985-like, whose amino-acid sequence MATGQADLISNLPDDVLGTIVSLLHTRDGCRTHALSRRWRPIWRAAPLNLEGGGSRLREQTISGILSGHLGPVRRISIFMIKSLPRRYDLRTGHPIVDDTADARVNSWLGSRDLAHLEELRLSYEYNTHNSTLPPLRPHSAWPLSAAAVCRPTWPWTSRSSSSSPCGWSP is encoded by the coding sequence ATGGCGACCGGCCAGGCCGATCTCATCAGCAACCTCCCCGACGACGTGCTTGGCACCATCGTCTCCCTTCTTCACACCAGGGACGGCTGCCGCACGCACGCGCTCTCCCGCCGATGGCGCCCCATCTGGCGCGCGGCGCCGCTCAACCTGGAAGGCGGCGGCTCTCGGTTGCGCGAGCAGACCATCTCCGGCATCCTGTCCGGCCACCTCGGTCCTGTACGCCGCATCTCCATCTTTATGATCAAATCCCTCCCCCGCCGCTACGACCTTCGCACGGGGCACCCGATCGTCGACGACACCGCCGATGCCAGGGTCAACAGCTGGCTCGGCTCCCGGGACCTTGCACATCTCGAGGAGCTCCGGCTCAGCTACGAATACAACACTCACAACAGTACCCTGCCACCGCTGCGCCCGCACTCCGCGTGGCCTCTTTCGGCCGCTGCCGTCTGCCGCCCAACCTGGCCGTGGA